The following proteins are encoded in a genomic region of Xenopus laevis strain J_2021 chromosome 3L, Xenopus_laevis_v10.1, whole genome shotgun sequence:
- the lctl.L gene encoding lactase-like protein isoform X4 yields MKICGLWVVHVLTLAFFAWGDDNIQQTRNDRGTFYYGTFPSSFSWGVGSSAYQIEGAWDSDGKGESIWDVFTHRKGKVFMNQTGDSTCDGYNKVKEDFELLKELKVSHYRFSLSWPRIIPTGIQAEGINEKGIKYYNDLINILLQNKITPLVTLYHWDLPQKLQGRYGGWQNISMVTYFNDYANLCFERFGDRVKHWITFNCPWSVAVHGYETGKHAPGMKLMGTGAYKAAHHMIKAHAQVWHSYNKNWRIKQQGMVGISLTTEWGEPVDISNQKDIEAADRFIQFHLGWFANTLYNGDYPQIMKELIGQKSAHQGLRVSRLPTFTSQEKSYIKGTVDFLGIGHFTTRYITSRNYPSTHSPSFYTDRDLTELVDPRWPEPESNWLCSVPWGFRRLLNYVKTHYGNPMVFVTENGASEKMQCVELCDEWRIQYLKGYINEMLKAMKDGANVQGYTAWSLMDMFEWDDGFSERSGLFYVEFQNKNKSRYPKASVPFFKRIIAANGFPNPRERNRGIRLQIFCGLFMTR; encoded by the exons atgaagatctgTGGCCTGTGGGTGGTACATGTACTGACTTTGGCCTTCTTTGCATGGGGTGATGATAATATCCAACAGACCCGCAATGACCGCGGAACATTCTATTATGGAACATTTCCATCCA GTTTCTCATGGGGAGTGGGCAGCTCTGCATACCAAATAGAAGGAGCATGGGATTCAGATGGGAAAGGAGAGAGTATCTGGGATGTGTTCACTCACAGGAAAGGGAAAGTGTTTATGAACCAGACGGGAGATTCTACATGTGATGGATACAATAAAGTCAAG GAGGACTTTGAGCTGCTTAAGGAACTGAAGGTTTCTCATTACCGTTTTTCTCTTTCTTGGCCACGTATTATCCCCACAGGAATACAAG CTGAAGGTATAAACGAGAAGGGGATTAAATACTACAATGATTTAATTAACATCCTTCTGCAAAACAAGATCACCCCACTGGTCACCTTGTATCACTGGGATCTGCCACAG AAGCTCCAAGGAAGGTATGGGGGCTGGCAGAATATCAGCATGGTCACATACTTTAATGATTATGCCAACTTATGTTTCGAGAGATTTGGGGACAGAGTGAAGCACTGGATCACATTTAACTGCCCCTGG TCAGTGGCCGTTCATGGGTATGAGACAGGAAAACATGCTCCTGGAATGAAGCTGATGGGGACAGGAGCGTACAAGGCAGCCCATCACATGATTAAG GCACATGCCCAGGTGTGGCACAGTTACAACAAGAATTGGCGAATCAAACAACAAG GCATGGTGGGAATCTCACTTACCACTGAATGGGGGGAGCCAGTGGATATCTCCAACCAGAAGGACATCGAGGCCGCAGATAGATTTATTCAGTTTCATCTAGGATGGTTCGCCAACACTCTTTACAATGGAGACTACCCACAGATCATGAAAGAACTTATAG GCCAAAAAAGTGCACACCAGGGATTGCGTGTGTCCCGTCTCCCCACTTTTACCTCTCAGGAGAAGAGTTATATCAAGGGAACAGTTGATTTCCTTGGTATTGGCCACTTTACCACTCGATACATCACAAGCAGGAACTACCCTTCAACCCACAGTCCAAGTTTCTACACTGACCGAGACCTTACAGAATTGGTGGACCCGAGATGGCCTGAGCCAGAGTCTAACTGGCTTTGCTCTGTGCCTTGGGGCTTTCGTAGGCTGCTCAATTATGTGAAG ACACACTATGGAAACCCTATGGTATTTGTAACAGAAAATGGTGCTTCTGAGAAGATGCAGTGTGTAGAGCTGTGCGATGAATGGAGAATACAGTATCTAAAAGGCTACATTAATGAGATGTTAAAAG CTATGAAAGACGGAGCCAATGTTCAAGGTTACACTGCCTGGTCCCTTATGGATATGTTTGAATGGGATGATGGCTTCTCCGAGAGATCTGGACTCTTCTATGTGGAattccaaaacaaaaacaaatcacgTTATCCAAAAGCATCAGTTCCATTTTTCAAGAGAATTATTGCTGCAAACGGATTTCCTAATCCCCGAGAG AGGAACAGAGGAATACGGCTGCAAATATTCTGCGGCTTATTCATG ACCCGCTGA
- the lctl.L gene encoding lactase-like protein isoform X3: MKICGLWVVHVLTLAFFAWGDDNIQQTRNDRGTFYYGTFPSSFSWGVGSSAYQIEGAWDSDGKGESIWDVFTHRKGKVFMNQTGDSTCDGYNKVKEDFELLKELKVSHYRFSLSWPRIIPTGIQAEGINEKGIKYYNDLINILLQNKITPLVTLYHWDLPQSVAVHGYETGKHAPGMKLMGTGAYKAAHHMIKAHAQVWHSYNKNWRIKQQGMVGISLTTEWGEPVDISNQKDIEAADRFIQFHLGWFANTLYNGDYPQIMKELIGQKSAHQGLRVSRLPTFTSQEKSYIKGTVDFLGIGHFTTRYITSRNYPSTHSPSFYTDRDLTELVDPRWPEPESNWLCSVPWGFRRLLNYVKTHYGNPMVFVTENGASEKMQCVELCDEWRIQYLKGYINEMLKAMKDGANVQGYTAWSLMDMFEWDDGFSERSGLFYVEFQNKNKSRYPKASVPFFKRIIAANGFPNPREVENWQRKSIETCSTMNQLLAAEEQRNTAANILRLIHDPLTTHMEMVTEIVVPTVFTICILISAVLLMILLRRQS; the protein is encoded by the exons atgaagatctgTGGCCTGTGGGTGGTACATGTACTGACTTTGGCCTTCTTTGCATGGGGTGATGATAATATCCAACAGACCCGCAATGACCGCGGAACATTCTATTATGGAACATTTCCATCCA GTTTCTCATGGGGAGTGGGCAGCTCTGCATACCAAATAGAAGGAGCATGGGATTCAGATGGGAAAGGAGAGAGTATCTGGGATGTGTTCACTCACAGGAAAGGGAAAGTGTTTATGAACCAGACGGGAGATTCTACATGTGATGGATACAATAAAGTCAAG GAGGACTTTGAGCTGCTTAAGGAACTGAAGGTTTCTCATTACCGTTTTTCTCTTTCTTGGCCACGTATTATCCCCACAGGAATACAAG CTGAAGGTATAAACGAGAAGGGGATTAAATACTACAATGATTTAATTAACATCCTTCTGCAAAACAAGATCACCCCACTGGTCACCTTGTATCACTGGGATCTGCCACAG TCAGTGGCCGTTCATGGGTATGAGACAGGAAAACATGCTCCTGGAATGAAGCTGATGGGGACAGGAGCGTACAAGGCAGCCCATCACATGATTAAG GCACATGCCCAGGTGTGGCACAGTTACAACAAGAATTGGCGAATCAAACAACAAG GCATGGTGGGAATCTCACTTACCACTGAATGGGGGGAGCCAGTGGATATCTCCAACCAGAAGGACATCGAGGCCGCAGATAGATTTATTCAGTTTCATCTAGGATGGTTCGCCAACACTCTTTACAATGGAGACTACCCACAGATCATGAAAGAACTTATAG GCCAAAAAAGTGCACACCAGGGATTGCGTGTGTCCCGTCTCCCCACTTTTACCTCTCAGGAGAAGAGTTATATCAAGGGAACAGTTGATTTCCTTGGTATTGGCCACTTTACCACTCGATACATCACAAGCAGGAACTACCCTTCAACCCACAGTCCAAGTTTCTACACTGACCGAGACCTTACAGAATTGGTGGACCCGAGATGGCCTGAGCCAGAGTCTAACTGGCTTTGCTCTGTGCCTTGGGGCTTTCGTAGGCTGCTCAATTATGTGAAG ACACACTATGGAAACCCTATGGTATTTGTAACAGAAAATGGTGCTTCTGAGAAGATGCAGTGTGTAGAGCTGTGCGATGAATGGAGAATACAGTATCTAAAAGGCTACATTAATGAGATGTTAAAAG CTATGAAAGACGGAGCCAATGTTCAAGGTTACACTGCCTGGTCCCTTATGGATATGTTTGAATGGGATGATGGCTTCTCCGAGAGATCTGGACTCTTCTATGTGGAattccaaaacaaaaacaaatcacgTTATCCAAAAGCATCAGTTCCATTTTTCAAGAGAATTATTGCTGCAAACGGATTTCCTAATCCCCGAGAG GTGGAAAACTGGCAACGTAAATCGATAGAAACCTGCTCTACCATGAATCAGCTCTTGGCTGCAG AGGAACAGAGGAATACGGCTGCAAATATTCTGCGGCTTATTCATG ACCCGCTGACCACTCACATGGAAATGGTAACAGAGATTGTGGTGCCCACTGTGTTCACAATCTGCATTCTGATAAGCGCAGTCCTTTTAATGATTCTGCTACGAAGGCAAAGCTAA
- the lctl.L gene encoding lactase-like protein isoform X1 — protein sequence MKICGLWVVHVLTLAFFAWGDDNIQQTRNDRGTFYYGTFPSSFSWGVGSSAYQIEGAWDSDGKGESIWDVFTHRKGKVFMNQTGDSTCDGYNKVKEDFELLKELKVSHYRFSLSWPRIIPTGIQAEGINEKGIKYYNDLINILLQNKITPLVTLYHWDLPQKLQGRYGGWQNISMVTYFNDYANLCFERFGDRVKHWITFNCPWSVAVHGYETGKHAPGMKLMGTGAYKAAHHMIKAHAQVWHSYNKNWRIKQQGMVGISLTTEWGEPVDISNQKDIEAADRFIQFHLGWFANTLYNGDYPQIMKELIGQKSAHQGLRVSRLPTFTSQEKSYIKGTVDFLGIGHFTTRYITSRNYPSTHSPSFYTDRDLTELVDPRWPEPESNWLCSVPWGFRRLLNYVKTHYGNPMVFVTENGASEKMQCVELCDEWRIQYLKGYINEMLKAMKDGANVQGYTAWSLMDMFEWDDGFSERSGLFYVEFQNKNKSRYPKASVPFFKRIIAANGFPNPREVENWQRKSIETCSTMNQLLAAEEQRNTAANILRLIHDPLTTHMEMVTEIVVPTVFTICILISAVLLMILLRRQS from the exons atgaagatctgTGGCCTGTGGGTGGTACATGTACTGACTTTGGCCTTCTTTGCATGGGGTGATGATAATATCCAACAGACCCGCAATGACCGCGGAACATTCTATTATGGAACATTTCCATCCA GTTTCTCATGGGGAGTGGGCAGCTCTGCATACCAAATAGAAGGAGCATGGGATTCAGATGGGAAAGGAGAGAGTATCTGGGATGTGTTCACTCACAGGAAAGGGAAAGTGTTTATGAACCAGACGGGAGATTCTACATGTGATGGATACAATAAAGTCAAG GAGGACTTTGAGCTGCTTAAGGAACTGAAGGTTTCTCATTACCGTTTTTCTCTTTCTTGGCCACGTATTATCCCCACAGGAATACAAG CTGAAGGTATAAACGAGAAGGGGATTAAATACTACAATGATTTAATTAACATCCTTCTGCAAAACAAGATCACCCCACTGGTCACCTTGTATCACTGGGATCTGCCACAG AAGCTCCAAGGAAGGTATGGGGGCTGGCAGAATATCAGCATGGTCACATACTTTAATGATTATGCCAACTTATGTTTCGAGAGATTTGGGGACAGAGTGAAGCACTGGATCACATTTAACTGCCCCTGG TCAGTGGCCGTTCATGGGTATGAGACAGGAAAACATGCTCCTGGAATGAAGCTGATGGGGACAGGAGCGTACAAGGCAGCCCATCACATGATTAAG GCACATGCCCAGGTGTGGCACAGTTACAACAAGAATTGGCGAATCAAACAACAAG GCATGGTGGGAATCTCACTTACCACTGAATGGGGGGAGCCAGTGGATATCTCCAACCAGAAGGACATCGAGGCCGCAGATAGATTTATTCAGTTTCATCTAGGATGGTTCGCCAACACTCTTTACAATGGAGACTACCCACAGATCATGAAAGAACTTATAG GCCAAAAAAGTGCACACCAGGGATTGCGTGTGTCCCGTCTCCCCACTTTTACCTCTCAGGAGAAGAGTTATATCAAGGGAACAGTTGATTTCCTTGGTATTGGCCACTTTACCACTCGATACATCACAAGCAGGAACTACCCTTCAACCCACAGTCCAAGTTTCTACACTGACCGAGACCTTACAGAATTGGTGGACCCGAGATGGCCTGAGCCAGAGTCTAACTGGCTTTGCTCTGTGCCTTGGGGCTTTCGTAGGCTGCTCAATTATGTGAAG ACACACTATGGAAACCCTATGGTATTTGTAACAGAAAATGGTGCTTCTGAGAAGATGCAGTGTGTAGAGCTGTGCGATGAATGGAGAATACAGTATCTAAAAGGCTACATTAATGAGATGTTAAAAG CTATGAAAGACGGAGCCAATGTTCAAGGTTACACTGCCTGGTCCCTTATGGATATGTTTGAATGGGATGATGGCTTCTCCGAGAGATCTGGACTCTTCTATGTGGAattccaaaacaaaaacaaatcacgTTATCCAAAAGCATCAGTTCCATTTTTCAAGAGAATTATTGCTGCAAACGGATTTCCTAATCCCCGAGAG GTGGAAAACTGGCAACGTAAATCGATAGAAACCTGCTCTACCATGAATCAGCTCTTGGCTGCAG AGGAACAGAGGAATACGGCTGCAAATATTCTGCGGCTTATTCATG ACCCGCTGACCACTCACATGGAAATGGTAACAGAGATTGTGGTGCCCACTGTGTTCACAATCTGCATTCTGATAAGCGCAGTCCTTTTAATGATTCTGCTACGAAGGCAAAGCTAA
- the lctl.L gene encoding lactase-like protein isoform X5: MKICGLWVVHVLTLAFFAWGDDNIQQTRNDRGTFYYGTFPSSFSWGVGSSAYQIEGAWDSDGKGESIWDVFTHRKGKVFMNQTGDSTCDGYNKVKEDFELLKELKVSHYRFSLSWPRIIPTGIQAEGINEKGIKYYNDLINILLQNKITPLVTLYHWDLPQKLQGRYGGWQNISMVTYFNDYANLCFERFGDRVKHWITFNCPWSVAVHGYETGKHAPGMKLMGTGAYKAAHHMIKAHAQVWHSYNKNWRIKQQGMVGISLTTEWGEPVDISNQKDIEAADRFIQFHLGWFANTLYNGDYPQIMKELIGQKSAHQGLRVSRLPTFTSQEKSYIKGTVDFLGIGHFTTRYITSRNYPSTHSPSFYTDRDLTELVDPRWPEPESNWLCSVPWGFRRLLNYVKTHYGNPMVFVTENGASEKMQCVELCDEWRIQYLKGYINEMLKAMKDGANVQGYTAWSLMDMFEWDDGFSERSGLFYVEFQNKNKSRYPKASVPFFKRIIAANGFPNPRETR, translated from the exons atgaagatctgTGGCCTGTGGGTGGTACATGTACTGACTTTGGCCTTCTTTGCATGGGGTGATGATAATATCCAACAGACCCGCAATGACCGCGGAACATTCTATTATGGAACATTTCCATCCA GTTTCTCATGGGGAGTGGGCAGCTCTGCATACCAAATAGAAGGAGCATGGGATTCAGATGGGAAAGGAGAGAGTATCTGGGATGTGTTCACTCACAGGAAAGGGAAAGTGTTTATGAACCAGACGGGAGATTCTACATGTGATGGATACAATAAAGTCAAG GAGGACTTTGAGCTGCTTAAGGAACTGAAGGTTTCTCATTACCGTTTTTCTCTTTCTTGGCCACGTATTATCCCCACAGGAATACAAG CTGAAGGTATAAACGAGAAGGGGATTAAATACTACAATGATTTAATTAACATCCTTCTGCAAAACAAGATCACCCCACTGGTCACCTTGTATCACTGGGATCTGCCACAG AAGCTCCAAGGAAGGTATGGGGGCTGGCAGAATATCAGCATGGTCACATACTTTAATGATTATGCCAACTTATGTTTCGAGAGATTTGGGGACAGAGTGAAGCACTGGATCACATTTAACTGCCCCTGG TCAGTGGCCGTTCATGGGTATGAGACAGGAAAACATGCTCCTGGAATGAAGCTGATGGGGACAGGAGCGTACAAGGCAGCCCATCACATGATTAAG GCACATGCCCAGGTGTGGCACAGTTACAACAAGAATTGGCGAATCAAACAACAAG GCATGGTGGGAATCTCACTTACCACTGAATGGGGGGAGCCAGTGGATATCTCCAACCAGAAGGACATCGAGGCCGCAGATAGATTTATTCAGTTTCATCTAGGATGGTTCGCCAACACTCTTTACAATGGAGACTACCCACAGATCATGAAAGAACTTATAG GCCAAAAAAGTGCACACCAGGGATTGCGTGTGTCCCGTCTCCCCACTTTTACCTCTCAGGAGAAGAGTTATATCAAGGGAACAGTTGATTTCCTTGGTATTGGCCACTTTACCACTCGATACATCACAAGCAGGAACTACCCTTCAACCCACAGTCCAAGTTTCTACACTGACCGAGACCTTACAGAATTGGTGGACCCGAGATGGCCTGAGCCAGAGTCTAACTGGCTTTGCTCTGTGCCTTGGGGCTTTCGTAGGCTGCTCAATTATGTGAAG ACACACTATGGAAACCCTATGGTATTTGTAACAGAAAATGGTGCTTCTGAGAAGATGCAGTGTGTAGAGCTGTGCGATGAATGGAGAATACAGTATCTAAAAGGCTACATTAATGAGATGTTAAAAG CTATGAAAGACGGAGCCAATGTTCAAGGTTACACTGCCTGGTCCCTTATGGATATGTTTGAATGGGATGATGGCTTCTCCGAGAGATCTGGACTCTTCTATGTGGAattccaaaacaaaaacaaatcacgTTATCCAAAAGCATCAGTTCCATTTTTCAAGAGAATTATTGCTGCAAACGGATTTCCTAATCCCCGAGAG ACCCGCTGA
- the lctl.L gene encoding lactase-like protein isoform X6, translating to MNQTGDSTCDGYNKVKEDFELLKELKVSHYRFSLSWPRIIPTGIQAEGINEKGIKYYNDLINILLQNKITPLVTLYHWDLPQKLQGRYGGWQNISMVTYFNDYANLCFERFGDRVKHWITFNCPWSVAVHGYETGKHAPGMKLMGTGAYKAAHHMIKAHAQVWHSYNKNWRIKQQGMVGISLTTEWGEPVDISNQKDIEAADRFIQFHLGWFANTLYNGDYPQIMKELIGQKSAHQGLRVSRLPTFTSQEKSYIKGTVDFLGIGHFTTRYITSRNYPSTHSPSFYTDRDLTELVDPRWPEPESNWLCSVPWGFRRLLNYVKTHYGNPMVFVTENGASEKMQCVELCDEWRIQYLKGYINEMLKAMKDGANVQGYTAWSLMDMFEWDDGFSERSGLFYVEFQNKNKSRYPKASVPFFKRIIAANGFPNPREVENWQRKSIETCSTMNQLLAAEEQRNTAANILRLIHDPLTTHMEMVTEIVVPTVFTICILISAVLLMILLRRQS from the exons ATGAACCAGACGGGAGATTCTACATGTGATGGATACAATAAAGTCAAG GAGGACTTTGAGCTGCTTAAGGAACTGAAGGTTTCTCATTACCGTTTTTCTCTTTCTTGGCCACGTATTATCCCCACAGGAATACAAG CTGAAGGTATAAACGAGAAGGGGATTAAATACTACAATGATTTAATTAACATCCTTCTGCAAAACAAGATCACCCCACTGGTCACCTTGTATCACTGGGATCTGCCACAG AAGCTCCAAGGAAGGTATGGGGGCTGGCAGAATATCAGCATGGTCACATACTTTAATGATTATGCCAACTTATGTTTCGAGAGATTTGGGGACAGAGTGAAGCACTGGATCACATTTAACTGCCCCTGG TCAGTGGCCGTTCATGGGTATGAGACAGGAAAACATGCTCCTGGAATGAAGCTGATGGGGACAGGAGCGTACAAGGCAGCCCATCACATGATTAAG GCACATGCCCAGGTGTGGCACAGTTACAACAAGAATTGGCGAATCAAACAACAAG GCATGGTGGGAATCTCACTTACCACTGAATGGGGGGAGCCAGTGGATATCTCCAACCAGAAGGACATCGAGGCCGCAGATAGATTTATTCAGTTTCATCTAGGATGGTTCGCCAACACTCTTTACAATGGAGACTACCCACAGATCATGAAAGAACTTATAG GCCAAAAAAGTGCACACCAGGGATTGCGTGTGTCCCGTCTCCCCACTTTTACCTCTCAGGAGAAGAGTTATATCAAGGGAACAGTTGATTTCCTTGGTATTGGCCACTTTACCACTCGATACATCACAAGCAGGAACTACCCTTCAACCCACAGTCCAAGTTTCTACACTGACCGAGACCTTACAGAATTGGTGGACCCGAGATGGCCTGAGCCAGAGTCTAACTGGCTTTGCTCTGTGCCTTGGGGCTTTCGTAGGCTGCTCAATTATGTGAAG ACACACTATGGAAACCCTATGGTATTTGTAACAGAAAATGGTGCTTCTGAGAAGATGCAGTGTGTAGAGCTGTGCGATGAATGGAGAATACAGTATCTAAAAGGCTACATTAATGAGATGTTAAAAG CTATGAAAGACGGAGCCAATGTTCAAGGTTACACTGCCTGGTCCCTTATGGATATGTTTGAATGGGATGATGGCTTCTCCGAGAGATCTGGACTCTTCTATGTGGAattccaaaacaaaaacaaatcacgTTATCCAAAAGCATCAGTTCCATTTTTCAAGAGAATTATTGCTGCAAACGGATTTCCTAATCCCCGAGAG GTGGAAAACTGGCAACGTAAATCGATAGAAACCTGCTCTACCATGAATCAGCTCTTGGCTGCAG AGGAACAGAGGAATACGGCTGCAAATATTCTGCGGCTTATTCATG ACCCGCTGACCACTCACATGGAAATGGTAACAGAGATTGTGGTGCCCACTGTGTTCACAATCTGCATTCTGATAAGCGCAGTCCTTTTAATGATTCTGCTACGAAGGCAAAGCTAA
- the lctl.L gene encoding lactase-like protein isoform X2 — MKICGLWVVHVLTLAFFAWGDDNIQQTRNDRGTFYYGTFPSSFSWGVGSSAYQIEGAWDSDGKGESIWDVFTHRKGKVFMNQTGDSTCDGYNKVKEDFELLKELKVSHYRFSLSWPRIIPTGIQAEGINEKGIKYYNDLINILLQNKITPLVTLYHWDLPQKLQGRYGGWQNISMVTYFNDYANLCFERFGDRVKHWITFNCPWSVAVHGYETGKHAPGMKLMGTGAYKAAHHMIKAHAQVWHSYNKNWRIKQQGMVGISLTTEWGEPVDISNQKDIEAADRFIQFHLGWFANTLYNGDYPQIMKELIGQKSAHQGLRVSRLPTFTSQEKSYIKGTVDFLGIGHFTTRYITSRNYPSTHSPSFYTDRDLTELVDPRWPEPESNWLCSVPWGFRRLLNYVKTHYGNPMVFVTENGASEKMQCVELCDEWRIQYLKGYINEMLKAMKDGANVQGYTAWSLMDMFEWDDGFSERSGLFYVEFQNKNKSRYPKASVPFFKRIIAANGFPNPREVENWQRKSIETCSTMNQLLAADPLTTHMEMVTEIVVPTVFTICILISAVLLMILLRRQS, encoded by the exons atgaagatctgTGGCCTGTGGGTGGTACATGTACTGACTTTGGCCTTCTTTGCATGGGGTGATGATAATATCCAACAGACCCGCAATGACCGCGGAACATTCTATTATGGAACATTTCCATCCA GTTTCTCATGGGGAGTGGGCAGCTCTGCATACCAAATAGAAGGAGCATGGGATTCAGATGGGAAAGGAGAGAGTATCTGGGATGTGTTCACTCACAGGAAAGGGAAAGTGTTTATGAACCAGACGGGAGATTCTACATGTGATGGATACAATAAAGTCAAG GAGGACTTTGAGCTGCTTAAGGAACTGAAGGTTTCTCATTACCGTTTTTCTCTTTCTTGGCCACGTATTATCCCCACAGGAATACAAG CTGAAGGTATAAACGAGAAGGGGATTAAATACTACAATGATTTAATTAACATCCTTCTGCAAAACAAGATCACCCCACTGGTCACCTTGTATCACTGGGATCTGCCACAG AAGCTCCAAGGAAGGTATGGGGGCTGGCAGAATATCAGCATGGTCACATACTTTAATGATTATGCCAACTTATGTTTCGAGAGATTTGGGGACAGAGTGAAGCACTGGATCACATTTAACTGCCCCTGG TCAGTGGCCGTTCATGGGTATGAGACAGGAAAACATGCTCCTGGAATGAAGCTGATGGGGACAGGAGCGTACAAGGCAGCCCATCACATGATTAAG GCACATGCCCAGGTGTGGCACAGTTACAACAAGAATTGGCGAATCAAACAACAAG GCATGGTGGGAATCTCACTTACCACTGAATGGGGGGAGCCAGTGGATATCTCCAACCAGAAGGACATCGAGGCCGCAGATAGATTTATTCAGTTTCATCTAGGATGGTTCGCCAACACTCTTTACAATGGAGACTACCCACAGATCATGAAAGAACTTATAG GCCAAAAAAGTGCACACCAGGGATTGCGTGTGTCCCGTCTCCCCACTTTTACCTCTCAGGAGAAGAGTTATATCAAGGGAACAGTTGATTTCCTTGGTATTGGCCACTTTACCACTCGATACATCACAAGCAGGAACTACCCTTCAACCCACAGTCCAAGTTTCTACACTGACCGAGACCTTACAGAATTGGTGGACCCGAGATGGCCTGAGCCAGAGTCTAACTGGCTTTGCTCTGTGCCTTGGGGCTTTCGTAGGCTGCTCAATTATGTGAAG ACACACTATGGAAACCCTATGGTATTTGTAACAGAAAATGGTGCTTCTGAGAAGATGCAGTGTGTAGAGCTGTGCGATGAATGGAGAATACAGTATCTAAAAGGCTACATTAATGAGATGTTAAAAG CTATGAAAGACGGAGCCAATGTTCAAGGTTACACTGCCTGGTCCCTTATGGATATGTTTGAATGGGATGATGGCTTCTCCGAGAGATCTGGACTCTTCTATGTGGAattccaaaacaaaaacaaatcacgTTATCCAAAAGCATCAGTTCCATTTTTCAAGAGAATTATTGCTGCAAACGGATTTCCTAATCCCCGAGAG GTGGAAAACTGGCAACGTAAATCGATAGAAACCTGCTCTACCATGAATCAGCTCTTGGCTGCAG ACCCGCTGACCACTCACATGGAAATGGTAACAGAGATTGTGGTGCCCACTGTGTTCACAATCTGCATTCTGATAAGCGCAGTCCTTTTAATGATTCTGCTACGAAGGCAAAGCTAA